The genome window CGATCGCAGGATGATCGACAGGTAGTCGAAGTTCCAGGACAGGCTGTCATCGAGATTCCGCTCGAAGATGAAGCGCAGATAGGCTTCCGCAGAGTAACTGTCCCAGACCACGCTGCCGGAGAAGTCGCGCTCGTGGATCGAAATCCAGGCCATCAGAAGCAACGGCACGACCATGAAGATACCGATTGCCAGCGCAGCCGGACCGATCAGCAATGCCCTGGCGCGCCATGCGCCGCCTCGCCGTCTGCCCGCCGATTCCGATACGGCCATTGTTGCTCGCGGAGACGGATCGGTCCCGCCGCCGCTCTGTCGCGGCAGTTGGTTTCGCGTTCCGAATCCACGCCTTGTTTGGTTTTCCCGTCGTACTCGCAACTCCACGGTAGGGGACAACGACAGTTATTCCAAGTTTTTTTATGCAATCGGTCAAATAAACCCGGAGGCGCGGGCATCTTGCCCGATGTAAGTGAATGCAGCGGGTGGTTTGTTTCGCCGCGTCACAACTCTTTGGCACCGGTCCGATTGGCGATAATGGCCATTGCGGCGGAAAGCCCACCGCGTTAGGGAGCATGGGTCCGCGCCGGACGACCCAAGGATTACTCTCATGTCCGAAACCCTGTCGATGCCTTCCGAGGCGGACAGCCGTTATGCATGGCTGCGCCTGTTCATAAGCCTGATCGTCAGCACGATTGGCGGCATCGGCCTGTGGTCTTCGGTGGTTGTCCTTCCGGAGATTGAGGCGGAATTCGGCATCGACCGGGGCGGCGCCTCCTTTCCCTATATGGCGACGATGATCGGCTTCGCGGCCGGTGGCATCCTGATGGGCCGACTGGTCGACAGGTTCGGTATCGCGGTTCCTGTCTGTATCGCAGCGGTCATGCTGGGAATCGGGTACGTCCTGTCCGCCTTCGCGACCAGTTTCTGGATGTTCGTGGCCTGCCAGGCGCTGCTGATCGGGATGCTGGGTAGTTCGGCCACCTTTGCGCCGATGGTTGCCGACACGTCGCACTGGTTCCTCAGACATCGCGGGATCGCGGTCGCAATCGTGGCCAGCGGCAACTATCTGTCCGGCACGGTCTGGCCGCCGGTCCTTCAGTTTGGGATCGAACTGGTAGGCTGGCGCGAAACCCATATCTGGGTCGGACTCTTCTGTGTCGCGACGATGGTTCCCCTGTCGATGCTGCTGCGGCGCCGGCCGCAGGTGGATCAGGGACATGCCCCTGTCGCCCGGCGCGCGGCAACGGGCGCCGCACCGGCGTCACCGACGGTGCTGCTGACGATGTTGGCGCTGGCAGGGGTTGCCTGCTGTGTCGCCATGTCTATGCCGCAGGTGCACATTATCGCCTATTGCGGTGATCTGGGTTACGGACCCGCCGTCGGTGCGGAGATGCTGTCCCTGATGCTGGGTCTCGGCATCGTGAGCCGCCTGATATCCGGCGTCATCGCGGACCGGATCGGCGGGATCGGTACCCTGATCCTGGGGTCGGCGCTGCAATGCCTTGCGCTGTTGTTCTATCTGCCGTTCGACGGGTTGATATCGCTGTATCTCGTGTCGGCCCTGTTCGGCCTGTCCCAGGGCGGCATCGTGCCCAGCTATGCCCTGATCGTCCGGGAGTATTTTCCGGCGCGCCAGGCCGGGACGCGGGTTTCGATCGTGCTGATGGCGACTGTGTTCGGCATGGCGCTGGGCGGGTGGATGTCCGGGGAGATATACGATCTGACGGGCAACTATCAAGCCGCCTTCCTGAACGGCATTCTGTGGAACCTGTTCAACATGGGAATTGCCGCCTGGCTGCTGATGAGCCGCATTCGGTCCGGTCGCGGCATGGCCCCGGCCTGATCGGGATACCGGAGTTTAGTGCAACTGGGTCATGGCGGCGGGGGGGACCACGCGATGTCCGGGCATTCGAACGATCGCGTTGGTGCCTTTGCCCGGTTCGCTTTCCAGGTGAACGCTGCCGCCATGAAGTTCGCACAGCTTGCGCGCAATCGGCAGGCCCAGGCCCGTGCCCTCGACCGCCATCTGCTGGGCGGAGTCGAGCCGCTGGAAACTTTCGAAGGCCTGTTCCAGGCGATCCGGCTCGATACCCGGTCCGGAATCCCCTACGACGATCTCGAAACTGCCATCGTCCATCAGGCGTGACGTGATCAGAATCCGGCCTCCGATGAAGGAGAACTTCACCGCGTTGGCCAGCAGGTTGATCAGGATCTGTTCCAGCTTCACCTCGTCGGCTCTGAGCCAGACGTCCTCGGTATCGCTTTCGGTCTGGAACTTGATCGACTTCCGGCGCGCCCGATCCGACAGGATCGCGAGACTGTCGGCAACGACCGTATCGGGCATGAACACGGTTTCCCGCAGGGTTTCCTGTCCCGCCTCGATCTTTGACAGATCCAGTATGTCCGAAACCAGACGCAGCAGGTGCTGGCCGCTTCGATGAATGTCATCGGCATACTCGGCGTAGCGGTCGTGACCGATCGGCCCGAGATGCTGTTCTTTGAGGATGTCGGAAAAGCCGATGATCGCGTTGAGCGGCGTGCGCAGTTCGTGGCTCATATTGGCGACGAACTGGGATTTGGCGCGGCTGGCGGCCTCTGCGTCCCGGCGCGCCTCCAGCAGGGAGATTTCGGTGACCTTCAGATCGCTGACGTCCCGGGCGGAGACGATGACAACGGGCTCACCCTCCAGCTGGATCAACCTGCCGCGGATTTCCGTCGGAAAACGGGTGCCGTCCTTTCGGACATGGACACCCTCCTGGACGACCAGCTTGCCAAGCCGTGCCTTGCGCCAGTTTTCCATCACCAGTTCGCACGGTATGGCCACTTCGACATCGCCGACGGACATCTGCAGCAGTTCGTCCCGGCTGTATCCCAACGCCGCGCAGGCCTGTTCGTTCACGTCAAGAAAATGTCCGTCGAGATCGTGAATGAAGATGGCATCGGCAATCTCGTCGATGACGGTCCGGTAGCGCATCTGGCTGTGACGCAGGGCATCCTGGGCACGTTGTTCAATCAACGTGGCGCCGATCCGTTGTGCCAGCAGCCGGAAAGTGATCTCGGTTCCGGGGCCCAGCGCAATCGGGTCCGTGTCGATCGCAAAGACATGCGCGAAGACCTGGCCCTCCGGATCGTAGATCGCCTCTGCCAGATACCCCTCGACACCGAGAGCAGTCATGAAATCCGGTGCGTGAAATCGGGTGGAGACTTCAGCCGGGAAGGCCCGGAAGGGGTCTTTCGGCGATGTGTTGTAGACGATTTCGCAGGGACCGCTCGCGAAGGAATAGGAAAACGGTACGACGGCCCCCTGACGATCATAGATTTCTCGTACCTCGATGCGGTCGGTATCCTCGACCCTGAGCCCGATTCCGGTAAGGCGACAGTCGGTGACGTCTGCCAGAATTTTGAGGATCGCCGGCATGAACTCAGGATCGCCGGGGTTCAGTCGATCCAGAGCACGGAGGGCGTTGACTCCGCCCGGAACTGCCATGTCGAGTGTGTCAGTCACATCCGCTCTCCCGGACATAGACTAGAACAAAACATGGTTAATGGGCTACCAAATATTCGCTTGCACGCATTAAACGTACGGTTTGCGCGCGTAGGTTTACCTACCGCAGGTCGTCGGGTTTCGGGTTTTTGTGGGGAAGAAAGTGGGGGGTTCTGTTGCTGGGTCCCCCAAACCCCACCTGGAAACGGATGAGGTTTCCAGGAATTCCGACTTTGCTACTGAGGCCACTTACGCAGCGACAGCAACCATCTCGTCGTTATCATTCGCATTTAGCGATACGGCCCGATAACGGCGGTACCATGCCGGGCGCGGACATCTGCCTTTACCACGCGTGTCGATCCTGATTCGCCCCCATATGCCGAGGAAATCCTGAGAAATCCTCGGCGAAACTGGTGGAGGCGCCGGGTACTGCCCCCGGGTCCACTACGCTTATTTCGCAGCGCCCTCTAGCGCCATAGTCGATTGCTCGACAGGGATACATATAGGCAGTATGACCGCGCGATGAAAGGGGTTT of Alphaproteobacteria bacterium contains these proteins:
- a CDS encoding MFS transporter; the protein is MSETLSMPSEADSRYAWLRLFISLIVSTIGGIGLWSSVVVLPEIEAEFGIDRGGASFPYMATMIGFAAGGILMGRLVDRFGIAVPVCIAAVMLGIGYVLSAFATSFWMFVACQALLIGMLGSSATFAPMVADTSHWFLRHRGIAVAIVASGNYLSGTVWPPVLQFGIELVGWRETHIWVGLFCVATMVPLSMLLRRRPQVDQGHAPVARRAATGAAPASPTVLLTMLALAGVACCVAMSMPQVHIIAYCGDLGYGPAVGAEMLSLMLGLGIVSRLISGVIADRIGGIGTLILGSALQCLALLFYLPFDGLISLYLVSALFGLSQGGIVPSYALIVREYFPARQAGTRVSIVLMATVFGMALGGWMSGEIYDLTGNYQAAFLNGILWNLFNMGIAAWLLMSRIRSGRGMAPA
- a CDS encoding PAS domain-containing sensor histidine kinase; this encodes MTDTLDMAVPGGVNALRALDRLNPGDPEFMPAILKILADVTDCRLTGIGLRVEDTDRIEVREIYDRQGAVVPFSYSFASGPCEIVYNTSPKDPFRAFPAEVSTRFHAPDFMTALGVEGYLAEAIYDPEGQVFAHVFAIDTDPIALGPGTEITFRLLAQRIGATLIEQRAQDALRHSQMRYRTVIDEIADAIFIHDLDGHFLDVNEQACAALGYSRDELLQMSVGDVEVAIPCELVMENWRKARLGKLVVQEGVHVRKDGTRFPTEIRGRLIQLEGEPVVIVSARDVSDLKVTEISLLEARRDAEAASRAKSQFVANMSHELRTPLNAIIGFSDILKEQHLGPIGHDRYAEYADDIHRSGQHLLRLVSDILDLSKIEAGQETLRETVFMPDTVVADSLAILSDRARRKSIKFQTESDTEDVWLRADEVKLEQILINLLANAVKFSFIGGRILITSRLMDDGSFEIVVGDSGPGIEPDRLEQAFESFQRLDSAQQMAVEGTGLGLPIARKLCELHGGSVHLESEPGKGTNAIVRMPGHRVVPPAAMTQLH